TGATATAGATgcgtttataatttttaaaatacatctttttattttcagttttaaaatttgtttcaaCCTTATGTTCTATCTTATTCCATTAAATCATGtactttattttcatatataaagaCGAATTGTtcaaaacaatttaatttaatttttatttttatcaccATTATACGGCTAACTGGATCGTCTAATTTAGTTTGAGGATTAGTTTtaatattaagattttttttataagatttttttttatttatttgtctcataagtcctagctcaactggaAAAATGGCGAAATTGTTACGTCGGACGTTGTGACCCGAATTCGAACTCgagatctcacaattatatgtgagtttaatttttgtGGATTGTCACTtcatctaaaaccaaaaaagattttatttattttgtggctaaaatttgaattatcgGAACAAAGTTCTTTGTAAAATGGAgggtaaataaaaaataaatttcttcgtTATAACCAACATAGTGACACTAGTGGTAGATATTTGGGTCTCTTAATCATTTGATTTTGGGTTCGATCCTCAGtcggtgcgtatggagaaacatATGTTGGGCGAGGTCAACCGTTTAAATagatctcagttacctcgagaggattagtctttgcagttgcgcgcagagacactttgatttaataaaaaaataacttcattatagataaatataaaaataaaaataaaaaaactgaagaataaaaaagaaagtaaaacaaTATGCTGCATCTATATTGCGCTGTGTGCGTTGAGTTGGCCTTATCTGGACTCTATCTATCTCCTTCATTCTTTCGGTtacatttcttcttcttcttcttcttcttcttcttcttctaagcAAAGTAACCACAGTGGCATCAATGGCATTCTCTTCACTCACTTCAattcctctttcatcttcttcttctctataCGCTCCTTCTATTTCTTCTCCATTTCGCGCATTTCCTCAATCAAACTTTCACCTAAAGAGGAACAACAACTATTCCAACTTCTCCCTTAAAGCACAAACCCTAAACTTTACTGGTTCCTTCTTTGAAGGTGGATTGGgttctgatgatgatgatgatgacgacgacgatgatgatgatgttgttatTCCAGGGTTTGCTGATCTTGAAGAAAGAGAAGAACCCGAATGCCCGCCCGGACTCAGACCGTACGAAACCATGGTGGTTCTGAGGCCTGACATGTCTGAGGATGAACGTCTTGCATTCACCCAGAAATATGAAGAGGTCCAATTCTCACCCTTTTCACTTCTTTCTCATACATTTCTTTGTTTGATAACTTTTGAGTTAATCAAATTGAACTTATCCTATATGTTCTAGCTAAACCTAATGTTCTTGTTTATGTTACTTTGATACTGCttaatttgaattataattataaattaactCTTCTATGATGAGTAGCCAATAGGTTTTATCTAATATCTATGTGTGTGTATAAGAGGCTATGAAGCACC
This portion of the Trifolium pratense cultivar HEN17-A07 linkage group LG3, ARS_RC_1.1, whole genome shotgun sequence genome encodes:
- the LOC123915615 gene encoding 30S ribosomal protein S6 alpha, chloroplastic, which produces MAFSSLTSIPLSSSSSLYAPSISSPFRAFPQSNFHLKRNNNYSNFSLKAQTLNFTGSFFEGGLGSDDDDDDDDDDDDVVIPGFADLEEREEPECPPGLRPYETMVVLRPDMSEDERLAFTQKYEELLVAGGGMYVEVFNRGVIPLAYSIQKKNKEGETNTYMDGIYLLFTYFTKPESIAVLEDTLLRDDNVIRSTSFKIRKRRD